From Panthera tigris isolate Pti1 chromosome D3, P.tigris_Pti1_mat1.1, whole genome shotgun sequence, one genomic window encodes:
- the CD3H22orf39 gene encoding UPF0545 protein C22orf39 homolog isoform X2, producing MADGGGWRPPRPCETYSAEWKLCRSARHFLHHYYVHGERPACEQWRRDLANCREWEERRSAEAQSLCESERARVQAARKHTLVWALRQSPPADWHLPLPQEEKDQ from the exons ATGGCGGATGGTGGCGGCTGGCGG CCGCCGCGCCCCTGCGAGACCTACAGCGCTGAATGGAAGCTCTGCCGCAGCGCGAGGCACTTCCTGCACCACTACTACGTCCACGGCGAGCGGCCAGCCTGCGAGCAGTGGCGGCGCGACCTGGCCAACTGCCGAGAGTGGGAGGAGCGCCGGAGCGCGGAGGCCCAG TCCCTCTGTGAGAGTGAGCGTGCGAGAGTCCAGGCTGCACGGAAACACACCCTCGTGTGGGCCCTGAGGCAGAGCCCTCCTGCAGACTGGCACCTCCCTCTGCCACAGGAGGAGAAAGACCAGTGA
- the CD3H22orf39 gene encoding UPF0545 protein C22orf39 homolog isoform X1 has product MADGGGWRPPRPCETYSAEWKLCRSARHFLHHYYVHGERPACEQWRRDLANCREWEERRSAEAQQSLCESERARVQAARKHTLVWALRQSPPADWHLPLPQEEKDQ; this is encoded by the exons ATGGCGGATGGTGGCGGCTGGCGG CCGCCGCGCCCCTGCGAGACCTACAGCGCTGAATGGAAGCTCTGCCGCAGCGCGAGGCACTTCCTGCACCACTACTACGTCCACGGCGAGCGGCCAGCCTGCGAGCAGTGGCGGCGCGACCTGGCCAACTGCCGAGAGTGGGAGGAGCGCCGGAGCGCGGAGGCCCAG CAGTCCCTCTGTGAGAGTGAGCGTGCGAGAGTCCAGGCTGCACGGAAACACACCCTCGTGTGGGCCCTGAGGCAGAGCCCTCCTGCAGACTGGCACCTCCCTCTGCCACAGGAGGAGAAAGACCAGTGA